A single region of the Coregonus clupeaformis isolate EN_2021a chromosome 16, ASM2061545v1, whole genome shotgun sequence genome encodes:
- the LOC121584936 gene encoding repulsive guidance molecule B-like has product MGRAGCYYRGAESLASLPCVPHLRPLLLLLLALCYGAHRGHCQVATPQCRIQKCTTDFVSLTSHLTPALDGFDVEFCKALRAYSACTQRTAKSCRGNLVFHSAVLGISDLMTQRNCSRDGPTSSTHPEIQPEPCNYHSRTQHTHTHPHAHTHPHSHTHTDTQPGYLFCGLFGDPHLRTFKDSFQTCKVEGAWPLIDNNFLSVQVTNVPVITGSSATATNKITIIFKPFEECTDQRVYQAVTDDLPAAFVDGTVSSGDPNHNVNGNNGDSTGKVRALWISERSPGHHVELHAGYIGVTVIVRQLGRYLTLAVRIPEEMAHAYDATQDLQLCLNGCPTSERIDRGGHLPLPLPLPPPALGLHLQHPQGQGQGQPSHTAPNSAPQRFSVEGARARCREQLELQDIYFHSCVFDLLTTGDANFTAAAFSALKDMESLHPHRERWRIFPPSSAYTSQPITWLLLLTHFALGSALV; this is encoded by the exons ATGGGGAGAGCCGGATGTTATTACCGCGGGGCTGAGAGCCTCGCATCCTTGCCGTGTGTGCCCCACCTGcggccgctgctgctgctgctcctcgctCTCTGCTACGGGGCGCACAGAG GTCATTGCCAGGTGGCCACCCCTCAGTGTCGTATCCAGAAGTGCACCACAGACTTTGTGTCCCTGACGTCTCACCTGACCCCAGCGCTGGATGGCTTTGACGTAGAGTTCTGTAAGGCTCTGAGGGCCTACAGCGCCTGCACCCAGAGGACAGCCAAGTCCTGCAGGGGCAACCTGGTCTtccactctgctgtcctgggCATCTCAGACCTCATGACCCAGAGAAACTGCTCCCGTGACGGGCCCACCTCCTCCACACACCCCGAGATACAACCAGAGCCCTGCAACTACCACAGCCGTACccagcacactcacacacaccctcatgctcatacacaccctcactctcacacacacactgacacgcagCCGGGGTACCTGTTCTGCGGGCTGTTTGGGGATCCCCATTTGCGGACGTTTAAGGACAGCTTCCAGACCTGCAAGGTGGAGGGGGCGTGGCCGCTGATTGATAACAACTTCTTGTCTGTGCAGGTGACCAACGTTCCTGTGATAACGGGATCCAGCGCCACAGCGACCAATAAG ATAACCATCATATTCAAGCCCTTTGAAGAGTGTACAGACCAGCGTGTGTACCAGGCAGTAACAGATGACCTGCCCGCTGCCTTTGTAGACGGTACCGTGAGCAGCGGAGACCCCAACCATAACGTTAACGGAAATAACGGTGACTCTACCGGTAAGGTACGGGCGCTGTGGATCTCGGAGCGTAGCCCCGGTCACCACGTGGAGCTGCACGCCGGCTACATCGGTGTGACGGTTATCGTACGGCAGCTGGGGCGCTACCTGACTCTGGCGGTGCGCATCCCGGAAGAGATGGCCCATGCCTACGACGCTACGCaggacctgcagctctgcctgaACGGATGTCCCACTTCGGAACGCATCGACCGGGGAGGTCACCtgcccctgcctctccctctacCACCTCCAGCCCTGGGCTTACATCTCCAGCATCCACAAGGCCAGGGCCAGGGTCAGCCCTCACACACAGCCCCAAACAGCGCCCCCCAGAGGTTCAGTGTGGAGGGTGCACGTGCACGCTGCAGGGAGCAGCTGGAGTTACAGGATATTTATTTCCACTCGTGTGTGTTTGACCTCCTGACCACTGGGGACGCTAACTTCACGGCAGCGGCGTTCAGTGCTCTGAAGGACATGGAGAGTCTCCACCCTCACCGCGAACGCTGGAGGATCTTCCCGCCAAGCTCCGCCTACACCTCCCAGCCTATCACATGGCTCCTACTGCTCACACACTTTGCACTTGGCTCTGCACTGgtatag